One segment of Actinomycetota bacterium DNA contains the following:
- a CDS encoding insulinase family protein: MGRTGGEASPTASSMTGKAGDGVAAPMNTAHYQRTENVNGIRVLTESMPNLRSVTAGFWVGVGSRDEPLELSGISHFIEHLLFKGTEKRSARRIAEEFDAMGGELNAFSAKEYTCYYAKVLDERVAEAMEVMVDMLLRSVMRPQDVDAERKVILEEIAMHEDSPDDIIHDLFVSALWESHPLGQSVLGNHNVVSTLDDGDVRSFFKRFYRPENIVVAVAGNVEHDRVVEMVDELMNADGGGERHRRHTVVPDIRPHTVVYDRPTEQAHMVLGTQGLPRNHPSRFALAVLDNVLGGGMSSRLFQKVREERSLAYSIFSYHSMYVETGMLAVYAGSKPENASAVMELIKEEMENILEKGITRDELERAKGHIKGSLVLSLEDSGSRMTRLGKAEICGSDILSLDELLAGIDAVTVDDVMRLAHRLFAPRKLVAAVIGPFGEREIQGHLF, encoded by the coding sequence ATGGGAAGAACAGGGGGAGAGGCGAGCCCAACCGCTTCAAGCATGACAGGAAAGGCTGGTGACGGGGTCGCCGCTCCCATGAACACGGCCCACTACCAGCGCACCGAGAACGTCAACGGCATCCGCGTTCTCACCGAGAGCATGCCCAACCTGCGCAGCGTGACCGCCGGTTTCTGGGTGGGCGTGGGTTCGCGCGACGAGCCCCTCGAGCTGTCGGGGATAAGCCATTTCATCGAACACCTGCTCTTCAAGGGCACCGAGAAACGTTCCGCGCGCCGTATCGCCGAGGAGTTCGACGCCATGGGCGGCGAGCTCAACGCCTTTTCCGCCAAGGAATACACCTGCTACTACGCGAAGGTGCTGGACGAAAGGGTGGCGGAGGCCATGGAGGTCATGGTGGACATGCTCTTGCGTTCCGTCATGCGCCCCCAGGACGTCGACGCGGAGAGGAAGGTCATCCTGGAGGAGATCGCCATGCACGAGGACTCTCCGGACGACATCATCCACGACCTTTTCGTCTCCGCCCTGTGGGAATCGCACCCCCTCGGCCAGAGCGTGCTGGGCAACCACAACGTCGTAAGCACCCTTGACGACGGGGACGTGCGCTCCTTCTTCAAGCGTTTCTACCGGCCCGAGAACATCGTGGTGGCCGTCGCGGGCAACGTGGAGCACGACCGCGTCGTGGAGATGGTCGACGAGCTCATGAACGCCGATGGAGGGGGGGAGAGGCACCGCAGGCACACCGTCGTTCCCGACATCAGGCCCCACACGGTGGTATACGACCGCCCCACCGAGCAGGCGCACATGGTGCTGGGCACCCAGGGTCTGCCCAGAAACCATCCCTCCCGTTTCGCGCTCGCCGTCCTGGACAACGTGCTGGGCGGTGGGATGAGTTCCAGGCTTTTCCAGAAGGTCAGGGAGGAGAGGTCGCTGGCCTATTCCATCTTCTCCTACCATTCCATGTACGTGGAAACGGGCATGCTCGCCGTATACGCGGGAAGTAAGCCCGAAAACGCGTCGGCGGTCATGGAGCTGATCAAGGAGGAGATGGAGAACATCCTGGAGAAGGGCATCACGCGCGACGAGCTGGAGCGGGCCAAAGGGCACATCAAGGGCAGCCTGGTGCTCAGCCTGGAGGACAGCGGCAGCCGCATGACCAGGCTGGGAAAGGCCGAGATATGCGGCAGCGATATCCTCAGCCTGGATGAGCTGCTCGCCGGGATCGACGCGGTCACCGTCGACGACGTCATGCGCCTGGCCCACCGTCTTTTCGCCCCCCGCAAGCTGGTTGCGGCGGTCATCGGCCCCTTCGGCGAGCGCGAGATACAGGGACACCTCTTCTAA
- the truB gene encoding tRNA pseudouridine(55) synthase TruB, translating to MSCWKHCGMPMVGPEPCGLILLDKPPGPTSHDMVDEVRGLVGTTRVGHAGTLDPMADGLLVILVGRASKLQPYVPGDPKVYRGTVVLGIITDTMDAEGKVREVVPCEATEEEVAAAVTSLAGEREQVPPMYSAVKHGGKPLYYYARRGREVERKGRKITVYGAEMTAFRRAGETAEVDITVSCSPGTYVREIAFHLGRILGCGGMLSGLRRLASGPFRVEEAMTPRKLRSLFLAGEKVVLPPLEALRGYKVLRLRREYEDRARNGAPLSLDMFLEGVEAPGEGEMVAVTAGEELIGVYERSGGKAHVLRAKRIL from the coding sequence ATGAGCTGCTGGAAGCACTGCGGGATGCCCATGGTTGGTCCTGAGCCCTGCGGACTGATCCTTCTCGATAAGCCACCAGGGCCCACTTCCCATGACATGGTGGACGAGGTGAGGGGACTCGTCGGGACCACGAGGGTGGGGCACGCGGGAACCCTCGATCCCATGGCCGACGGGCTGCTGGTCATCCTGGTAGGAAGGGCCAGCAAGCTGCAGCCCTACGTGCCCGGAGATCCCAAGGTATACCGGGGGACGGTGGTGCTGGGCATCATCACGGACACCATGGACGCCGAGGGGAAGGTGAGGGAGGTCGTCCCCTGCGAGGCGACGGAGGAGGAGGTCGCCGCGGCCGTGACCTCCCTGGCGGGGGAGCGTGAGCAGGTGCCGCCCATGTATTCCGCCGTGAAGCACGGGGGAAAACCCCTCTATTACTACGCCAGGCGCGGCCGGGAAGTGGAGCGTAAGGGAAGGAAGATAACGGTTTACGGTGCGGAGATGACCGCCTTCCGGCGTGCAGGAGAGACCGCGGAGGTGGACATCACCGTCTCCTGCTCCCCCGGGACCTACGTGCGCGAGATCGCCTTTCACCTGGGGCGTATCCTGGGGTGCGGCGGCATGCTCTCGGGCCTGCGGCGGCTGGCTTCCGGCCCCTTCCGCGTGGAGGAGGCGATGACCCCGCGAAAGCTGCGCTCGCTTTTTCTCGCGGGAGAAAAGGTGGTCCTGCCGCCGCTGGAAGCCCTGCGAGGGTACAAGGTCTTAAGGCTGCGGCGCGAGTACGAGGACAGGGCGCGCAACGGCGCCCCGCTGTCACTGGACATGTTCCTGGAAGGCGTCGAGGCTCCCGGGGAAGGCGAGATGGTGGCGGTGACCGCCGGAGAGGAACTGATCGGCGTTTACGAGCGCTCGGGCGGCAAAGCGCACGTCCTGCGCGCAAAGAGGATATTATAA
- a CDS encoding polyribonucleotide nucleotidyltransferase — MAEEQVRRFSTDLWGKKIEFEVGKLATLADGAVVASCGGTDILVTAMGSKNEVDRDFFPLVVDVEERMYAAGKIPGGFFRREGRPSEKSILTARLIDRPLRPNFPEGMRIEVQVIATILSVDQTNHPDVLAVNGASAALCISDIPFNGPVGAVRVGMLQGGFAINPTIQEMEESQLDLVVAGVLNEESNEVDIIMVEAGASQVPEEDIADALEFSKQGIREMIRLQQQMIQEVGKAKREVNLKKFDLEAVEKRFPEMANRVEGLVREMARNQMEKPERDRALDSLQNEFILQAEIEGTTEEFLLSLKEYYSQLVGKAMRRMILEEGMRIDGRRPEEIRPITCEVGLVSRTHGSGLFARGLTQVLTLLTLGPISDMQRIDDLSPEESKRFLHHYNFPPFCVGETGMLRGPRRREIGHGALAERALVGLIPDEDRFPYTIRLVSEVLSSNGSTSMASVCASSLALMDAGVPLKDKKAVAGIAMGLIKEEDGVAVLTDIQGIEDKYGDMDFKVAGTSDGVTALQMDMKIRGIGVDTLRRALEQAREARMYILRKIKETIAEPREELSPYAPRVISFEVPVDKIREVIGPGGKVIHRIVAEHDVELDIEDDGRVFITAKDLASAEAAKKMVEQIIREAQPGEQFDGTVTRTTSFGAFVEYLPGKEGLIHISKLSDRHVAKVEDVLNVGDRVKVEVMEIDKLGRVNLRGIGLQVPEGAETSPGEERKAQPRRDARYQPRHQPGSQGKQDGKNRGRGEPNRFKHDRKGW, encoded by the coding sequence ATGGCAGAAGAGCAGGTTAGACGTTTCTCGACCGATCTTTGGGGGAAGAAGATCGAGTTCGAGGTGGGAAAACTGGCCACCCTGGCCGACGGGGCGGTGGTGGCATCTTGCGGGGGCACGGACATCCTGGTGACCGCCATGGGTTCCAAGAACGAGGTGGACAGGGACTTCTTTCCCCTGGTGGTGGACGTGGAGGAGAGGATGTACGCGGCGGGCAAGATCCCGGGCGGTTTTTTTCGCAGGGAGGGCAGGCCGTCAGAGAAATCGATCCTCACGGCGCGACTCATTGACAGGCCCCTGCGACCCAACTTCCCCGAGGGGATGCGCATCGAGGTGCAGGTCATCGCGACCATCCTTTCCGTCGACCAGACGAATCACCCGGACGTGCTGGCGGTGAACGGGGCGTCGGCGGCGCTGTGCATATCGGACATACCCTTCAACGGGCCCGTGGGAGCGGTGCGGGTCGGCATGCTGCAAGGTGGCTTCGCCATCAACCCCACCATACAGGAGATGGAGGAGAGCCAGCTCGACCTGGTTGTGGCCGGCGTCCTCAACGAGGAGAGCAACGAGGTGGACATCATCATGGTGGAGGCGGGAGCCTCCCAGGTGCCGGAAGAGGATATCGCGGACGCCCTGGAGTTCTCCAAGCAGGGAATCCGGGAGATGATACGCCTACAGCAGCAGATGATCCAGGAGGTCGGAAAGGCGAAGCGGGAGGTCAACCTGAAGAAGTTCGACCTCGAGGCCGTGGAGAAACGCTTCCCGGAGATGGCCAACAGGGTGGAGGGACTGGTGCGCGAGATGGCGCGCAACCAGATGGAAAAACCCGAGAGGGACAGGGCGCTGGACAGCCTGCAGAACGAGTTCATCCTGCAGGCGGAGATAGAGGGGACCACGGAGGAATTCCTCCTCTCACTGAAGGAATACTATAGCCAACTGGTGGGTAAGGCCATGCGCCGCATGATCCTGGAGGAAGGCATGCGCATAGACGGCCGCAGGCCGGAGGAGATCCGTCCCATCACCTGCGAGGTGGGTCTCGTGTCCAGGACGCACGGTTCCGGGCTTTTCGCGCGCGGCCTCACCCAGGTGCTCACCCTGCTGACCCTGGGCCCCATCAGCGACATGCAGAGGATCGACGACCTGTCCCCGGAGGAGAGCAAGAGGTTCCTCCATCACTACAATTTCCCTCCCTTCTGCGTGGGGGAGACGGGGATGCTCAGGGGCCCGCGCCGCAGGGAGATAGGCCACGGCGCGCTGGCCGAGAGGGCCCTGGTGGGCCTCATCCCGGACGAGGACCGTTTCCCCTACACCATCCGACTGGTCTCCGAGGTCCTCTCCTCCAACGGTTCCACCTCCATGGCCTCGGTGTGCGCCTCCAGCCTGGCGCTGATGGACGCCGGCGTGCCGCTCAAGGACAAGAAGGCCGTGGCCGGCATCGCCATGGGGCTCATCAAGGAGGAGGACGGCGTGGCGGTGCTCACCGATATCCAGGGAATAGAGGACAAGTACGGGGACATGGACTTCAAGGTGGCGGGGACCTCGGACGGGGTGACCGCCCTGCAGATGGACATGAAGATAAGGGGCATCGGCGTCGATACCCTGCGCCGGGCGCTCGAGCAGGCGCGCGAGGCGCGCATGTACATCTTGCGGAAGATCAAGGAGACCATAGCGGAGCCGCGGGAGGAACTATCGCCGTACGCGCCGCGCGTGATCTCCTTCGAGGTTCCTGTGGACAAGATACGCGAGGTCATCGGTCCGGGCGGCAAGGTGATCCACCGCATAGTGGCGGAGCACGACGTGGAGCTGGACATCGAGGACGACGGGCGCGTCTTCATAACGGCGAAGGACCTCGCCAGCGCCGAGGCGGCCAAGAAGATGGTGGAGCAGATCATCCGCGAGGCGCAACCGGGCGAGCAGTTCGACGGCACGGTCACCAGGACCACCAGCTTCGGTGCCTTCGTGGAATACCTGCCGGGCAAGGAGGGACTCATCCATATATCCAAGCTCTCCGACCGCCACGTCGCCAAGGTGGAGGACGTGCTCAACGTGGGTGACCGCGTGAAGGTCGAGGTGATGGAGATAGACAAGCTGGGCCGCGTGAACCTGCGCGGCATCGGCCTGCAGGTGCCGGAGGGGGCCGAGACATCGCCGGGAGAGGAGAGGAAGGCGCAGCCGCGGCGTGATGCCAGGTACCAGCCGCGGCACCAGCCCGGATCCCAGGGAAAGCAGGATGGGAAGAACAGGGGGAGAGGCGAGCCCAACCGCTTCAAGCATGACAGGAAAGGCTGGTGA
- a CDS encoding 4-hydroxy-tetrahydrodipicolinate reductase, which yields MRIGVCGAGGRMGREVCRAVAAEEDLELACAVDPAFGGEDLSRLVDGVPPGIAVAGDVGAMSQAAVDVMVDFTIAEAARENLPRVLRWGIHCVVGTTGFSQADLDELGRSASEGGVCCLVAPNFALGAVLMMHFARRAARYLERCEIIELHHAAKLDAPSGTALNTARLILEEKGLHEAAESAEGPRGFTVGDINIHSVRLPGLVAHQEVIFGGPGQVLTIRHDSTDRTSFMPGVLMAVRSVVGMRGLLVGLESIMEL from the coding sequence ATGAGGATCGGCGTGTGCGGAGCGGGAGGCCGCATGGGGCGGGAAGTTTGCCGCGCCGTCGCGGCGGAGGAAGACCTCGAGCTGGCCTGTGCCGTTGACCCCGCCTTTGGCGGCGAGGACCTGTCGCGCCTCGTGGACGGGGTACCGCCGGGGATCGCGGTGGCGGGGGACGTAGGGGCCATGTCGCAGGCGGCCGTGGACGTGATGGTGGATTTTACCATTGCGGAGGCCGCGCGGGAGAACCTTCCCCGTGTCCTGCGCTGGGGGATCCACTGCGTCGTGGGCACCACAGGTTTCTCGCAGGCGGACCTGGACGAGTTGGGGCGTTCGGCAAGCGAAGGGGGCGTCTGCTGCCTGGTGGCCCCCAATTTCGCGTTGGGGGCGGTCCTCATGATGCACTTCGCCCGCCGTGCGGCGCGTTACCTCGAGCGTTGCGAGATAATAGAACTGCATCACGCCGCCAAGCTCGACGCCCCTTCAGGCACGGCGCTGAACACCGCACGGCTCATCCTTGAGGAGAAGGGCTTGCACGAGGCCGCGGAGAGCGCGGAGGGACCGCGCGGCTTCACGGTAGGCGACATCAACATCCATTCCGTGCGCCTGCCGGGACTGGTCGCCCACCAGGAGGTCATCTTCGGGGGCCCGGGACAGGTGCTTACCATACGACACGATTCCACGGACAGGACCTCTTTCATGCCCGGCGTGCTCATGGCGGTGCGCAGTGTCGTTGGTATGAGGGGGTTGCTCGTGGGCCTGGAGAGCATAATGGAGCTTTGA
- the rpsO gene encoding 30S ribosomal protein S15 has protein sequence MTLSGEEKLSIIEEFRAHEKDTGSAEVQIALLTKRIDELTEHLKVHKKDHHSRRGLLKMVGRRRRLLDYLKEKDVERYRRLIDKLGLRR, from the coding sequence ATGACCCTCAGCGGTGAGGAGAAACTCTCCATTATCGAAGAGTTTCGAGCTCACGAAAAGGACACCGGTTCCGCGGAAGTGCAGATCGCCCTTCTCACCAAGCGCATCGATGAGCTCACCGAGCATCTCAAGGTGCACAAGAAGGACCATCATTCGCGCCGCGGGCTGCTGAAGATGGTGGGCAGGAGGAGGAGGTTGCTGGACTACCTGAAGGAAAAGGACGTCGAAAGGTACCGCCGGCTCATAGACAAGCTCGGCCTGCGGCGCTGA
- a CDS encoding bifunctional riboflavin kinase/FAD synthetase, which yields MEIIPGIDAVPEDIGETVVTIGMFDGVHRGHRKIISVAHEEARQLDLRCVVFTFDRHPLEVLSPGRHPKLLSSSAQKLRLLEELDVDTVLMAHFDEEFASITAERFVAELLAERLHAREVVLGENFRFGRGGQGDVTMLVSLGAHYGMGVTSVPLLREDGEIISSTSIRKMVEEGEVEEAARRLGWDYLVEGVVVRGDGRGRRLGFPTANIEVHDERCIPATGVYAGEAHLEGQGMPAVIYIGEAPTFEHARRLRRIEVHIIDWEGEDLYQQYLGVSFRRRLRGEERFPDARALREQIERDIERARTEEAG from the coding sequence ATGGAGATCATACCCGGAATAGATGCGGTGCCGGAGGATATCGGGGAGACGGTGGTCACCATCGGCATGTTCGACGGCGTGCACCGCGGGCACCGCAAGATAATATCCGTCGCCCACGAGGAGGCGCGCCAGCTCGACCTGCGCTGCGTCGTTTTCACCTTCGACCGGCATCCCCTCGAGGTGCTCAGTCCCGGCAGGCACCCCAAGCTGCTCTCGTCCAGCGCGCAGAAACTGCGCCTGCTGGAGGAGTTGGACGTGGACACCGTGCTCATGGCCCATTTCGACGAGGAATTCGCTTCCATCACGGCGGAGCGTTTCGTGGCCGAGCTGCTCGCGGAGAGGCTGCACGCGCGCGAGGTGGTGCTGGGCGAGAACTTCCGTTTCGGGAGGGGAGGCCAGGGGGACGTGACCATGCTTGTCTCCCTGGGGGCGCATTACGGCATGGGCGTGACGTCGGTGCCCCTGTTGCGCGAGGACGGCGAGATCATATCCAGCACCTCCATAAGGAAGATGGTCGAGGAGGGAGAGGTGGAGGAGGCGGCCAGGAGGCTGGGATGGGATTACCTGGTGGAAGGGGTCGTGGTGAGGGGGGACGGCAGGGGCCGCAGGCTGGGTTTTCCCACCGCCAACATCGAGGTGCACGACGAGAGGTGCATCCCCGCCACGGGGGTATACGCGGGGGAAGCGCACCTTGAGGGCCAGGGAATGCCCGCCGTTATCTATATCGGGGAGGCGCCCACCTTCGAGCATGCCCGTCGTTTGAGGAGGATCGAGGTGCACATAATCGACTGGGAGGGGGAAGACCTCTACCAGCAGTACCTGGGCGTTTCCTTCCGCAGGAGATTGCGGGGGGAGGAGAGGTTCCCCGATGCCCGGGCCCTGCGTGAGCAGATAGAGCGGGACATAGAAAGGGCCCGCACCGAGGAGGCCGGGTAA